From a region of the Leptospira kmetyi serovar Malaysia str. Bejo-Iso9 genome:
- a CDS encoding hybrid sensor histidine kinase/response regulator gives MADSATAELTEKDSLDLKKILEVLSAFKRGDLSQRMPLDCVGISGKIADVLNDIVDQNDRMVKEFERISNEVGQEGKISQRINAVAATGSWAACMDSVNSLIGNLVQPNTEVMRVIGAVAGGDLSQNMSLEIEGRPLKGEFLRTAKIVNTMVDQLNSFASEVTRVAREVGTEGKLGGQADVRGVAGTWKDLTDSVNSMASNLTGQVRNIADVTTAVARGDLSKKITVDVKGEILELKNTINTMVDQLNSFASEVTRVAKEVGTEGILGGQADVRGVAGTWKDLTDSVNSMASNLTGQVRNIADVTTAVARGDLSKKITVDVKGEILELKDTINTMVDQLNSFASEVTRVAKEVGTEGILGGQADVRGVAGTWKDLTDSVNFMANNLTTQVRGIAKVVTSVANGDLKKKLYLEAKGEIAELSDTINDMIDTLGLFGDQVTTVAREVGIEGKLGGQASVPGAAGLWRDLTDNVNQLASNLTTQVRAIAEVATGVTKGDLSRTVMVKAAGEVAALSDNINEMIRNLRETTRINTEQDWLKTNLAKFTRLLQGQRNLVNVSKLILSELAPLVSAQHGAFFITEMVENEPSLKLLVSYAYQERKYVSNRFRPGEGLVGQCFLEKERILLTHVPSDYIKISSALGEAAPLNIVVLPVLFEGEVKAIIELASFSSFTPIHLNFLDQLTESIGIVLNTIAASMRTEELLIQSQTLTEELQGRQEELTKTNERLEDQAKSLQASEDLLKEQREELQEKNDELEEKARLLAKNNNEVERKNMEVEQARHSLEEKARQLALTSRYKSEFLANMSHELRTPLNNMLILSRLLFDSESENLSGKQIEYARTIHSSGNDLLQLINDILDLSKIESGKMTVDLDSVSFKELAEYLERSFRETARNKELNFQVDLNSELPVRMTTDLQRLQQILRNLLSNAFKFTEKGSVLLHIKPVNAGWSDEHTILNHAGSVIEFSVVDTGIGIPPEKQNLIFEAFRQADGSTSRKYGGTGLGLSISKEITRLLGGELRLISEPGTGSTFSLYLPSEYVPTEESLMEENLKEVSKWIQPPVLDDRGGKFIPNIFKEVPFRENNRSSFKMIDDDRSELSGEVLLILEADETLARQLLQLVRKNGFKALVALDGKTGLSLLKAYPVHAIILDFNLSDMNGWFILNWLKRDPKFRHVPILIVSDDTQWRRSLRMGALGQITKPIQEESLLRAIDKMRKFIERRPKLLLIADDDEEEPKKLVELIENSDIKIRTTNSSKDTIEVLQKEQVDCMIVSSKFEDGKFFELVETVNTIGLDSLPIVIYFESPMSENESVKIQTLRETNTIKEAETTSALVEETAVFLHRSQENISSSQRKMILDSSHNDPILKGHKVLIVDDDVRNIFALTSVLERQKMKVAFAENASEGIRILQNTPDIEIVIMDVMMPDMDGYEATRAIRSMDQFVSLPIVAVTAKAMKGDREKCIEAGATDYITKPVDVDQLLSLLHVWLCR, from the coding sequence ATGGCAGACTCAGCAACGGCGGAACTTACCGAAAAGGATTCTCTGGATTTAAAAAAGATATTGGAAGTTTTGTCCGCTTTCAAGCGGGGAGATCTTTCTCAGAGAATGCCTCTGGATTGTGTGGGTATCTCCGGTAAGATCGCGGACGTTCTCAATGATATCGTGGATCAAAACGATCGAATGGTGAAGGAGTTCGAACGAATCAGCAACGAGGTCGGACAAGAAGGTAAAATTTCACAAAGGATCAACGCGGTGGCCGCGACCGGTTCCTGGGCCGCTTGTATGGATTCGGTGAACTCATTGATCGGGAATCTTGTGCAACCGAATACCGAAGTGATGAGAGTGATCGGCGCCGTTGCGGGCGGCGACCTTTCACAAAACATGTCCTTGGAAATCGAAGGTCGTCCCTTAAAGGGAGAATTTCTTCGCACCGCTAAGATCGTAAATACGATGGTGGACCAGTTGAATTCTTTCGCATCGGAAGTGACACGGGTCGCGCGCGAAGTAGGAACGGAAGGAAAACTCGGCGGACAAGCGGATGTTCGCGGTGTTGCGGGAACTTGGAAAGACTTAACGGATTCCGTAAACTCGATGGCGTCGAACTTAACGGGTCAGGTTCGGAACATCGCGGACGTAACGACCGCGGTCGCACGCGGTGACTTGTCCAAAAAGATCACCGTGGATGTAAAGGGTGAAATATTAGAACTTAAGAATACGATCAACACGATGGTGGACCAGTTGAATTCTTTCGCATCGGAGGTGACTCGGGTTGCGAAGGAAGTAGGAACGGAAGGAATTCTCGGCGGTCAAGCAGACGTTCGCGGTGTTGCGGGAACTTGGAAGGACTTAACGGATTCCGTAAACTCGATGGCCTCGAACTTAACGGGTCAGGTTCGGAACATCGCGGACGTAACGACCGCGGTCGCACGCGGCGACTTGTCCAAAAAGATCACCGTGGATGTAAAAGGTGAAATTCTCGAGCTGAAAGATACGATCAACACGATGGTGGATCAGTTGAATTCTTTCGCATCGGAGGTGACTCGGGTTGCGAAGGAAGTGGGGACGGAAGGGATTCTCGGAGGTCAGGCGGACGTTCGCGGTGTTGCCGGAACTTGGAAGGACTTAACGGACAGCGTGAACTTTATGGCGAACAACCTTACGACTCAGGTTCGTGGGATCGCAAAGGTTGTAACCTCCGTAGCGAACGGGGATTTAAAAAAGAAACTCTACTTGGAAGCGAAGGGAGAAATCGCGGAGCTTTCCGATACGATCAACGATATGATCGATACCCTCGGTCTGTTCGGCGATCAGGTTACTACGGTGGCCCGCGAGGTGGGAATCGAAGGTAAGTTAGGCGGTCAAGCAAGCGTGCCGGGTGCGGCGGGTTTGTGGAGAGACTTAACGGACAACGTGAACCAGCTCGCGAGTAATTTGACGACTCAAGTGCGTGCGATCGCGGAAGTGGCAACCGGTGTGACCAAAGGAGATTTGTCGAGAACGGTAATGGTAAAGGCCGCCGGAGAAGTCGCCGCCCTTTCGGATAACATCAACGAGATGATTCGAAATCTGCGGGAGACGACTCGGATCAACACCGAACAAGACTGGTTAAAAACGAACCTCGCCAAGTTCACCCGTTTGTTACAAGGTCAAAGAAACCTAGTCAACGTCAGTAAACTCATCTTATCCGAATTGGCTCCGCTCGTGTCCGCACAACACGGCGCGTTTTTTATCACGGAGATGGTCGAGAACGAACCTTCTCTCAAACTGCTCGTGAGTTACGCGTATCAAGAACGCAAATACGTTTCCAATCGTTTCCGACCCGGCGAAGGATTGGTGGGTCAATGTTTTCTCGAAAAGGAAAGAATTCTTCTCACACACGTTCCCTCCGATTACATCAAGATCAGTTCCGCGTTGGGCGAAGCCGCTCCGTTGAATATCGTCGTATTACCCGTGTTATTCGAAGGAGAAGTAAAGGCGATTATAGAATTGGCTTCGTTCTCCAGTTTCACTCCGATCCATTTAAACTTTTTGGATCAGTTGACGGAAAGTATCGGGATCGTTTTGAACACGATCGCGGCGAGTATGCGGACCGAGGAACTTTTGATTCAATCCCAAACTCTTACGGAAGAACTACAAGGTCGCCAGGAAGAATTGACCAAAACGAACGAACGACTCGAGGATCAGGCAAAATCCCTGCAAGCCTCCGAAGACCTTCTGAAAGAACAAAGGGAAGAATTGCAGGAAAAGAACGACGAGTTGGAGGAAAAGGCGAGATTACTCGCAAAGAACAACAACGAAGTGGAGCGCAAGAATATGGAGGTGGAACAGGCTCGTCATTCCTTGGAGGAGAAGGCGAGACAACTCGCTCTGACGTCGAGATACAAATCCGAATTCTTGGCGAACATGTCGCACGAATTGCGCACGCCGCTCAACAACATGCTGATTCTTTCCAGATTGTTGTTCGACAGCGAAAGCGAGAATCTTTCCGGAAAACAAATCGAGTACGCGCGTACGATCCACAGTTCCGGGAACGATCTGCTCCAGTTGATCAACGATATATTAGATTTATCTAAAATAGAATCCGGCAAAATGACGGTGGATCTCGATTCGGTTTCCTTTAAGGAACTCGCGGAATATCTCGAACGATCTTTTCGCGAAACCGCAAGAAACAAGGAATTGAACTTTCAAGTGGATCTCAATTCAGAACTGCCGGTTCGGATGACGACGGATCTGCAAAGGTTGCAACAGATTCTTAGAAACCTTCTCTCGAACGCGTTTAAGTTCACCGAAAAGGGAAGCGTTCTCTTGCACATCAAACCGGTGAACGCGGGATGGAGTGATGAACATACGATCTTAAATCACGCGGGATCGGTGATCGAGTTCTCGGTGGTAGATACTGGAATCGGAATTCCTCCCGAAAAACAAAATCTGATCTTCGAAGCGTTCCGTCAGGCGGACGGAAGTACGAGTAGAAAATACGGAGGAACCGGTCTTGGGCTTTCGATCAGCAAAGAAATCACTCGATTGCTCGGTGGAGAACTTCGATTGATCAGCGAACCGGGAACAGGAAGTACATTCTCGCTTTATCTTCCTTCCGAATACGTACCAACGGAAGAATCTTTGATGGAAGAAAATCTGAAAGAAGTTTCCAAGTGGATTCAACCTCCCGTGCTCGACGATCGAGGCGGAAAATTCATTCCGAACATATTCAAAGAGGTTCCTTTTCGGGAAAACAATCGCTCTTCGTTTAAGATGATCGACGACGATCGCTCCGAACTTTCGGGAGAAGTTTTGTTGATTCTAGAAGCGGACGAAACGTTGGCGAGACAACTTTTACAGCTGGTAAGAAAGAACGGATTCAAAGCTCTCGTCGCGTTGGACGGAAAAACCGGTCTATCGCTTTTGAAGGCGTATCCCGTTCACGCGATCATTCTCGATTTTAATCTAAGCGATATGAACGGATGGTTCATTCTCAACTGGTTGAAACGAGATCCTAAGTTTCGACACGTTCCGATCCTCATCGTCTCCGACGACACACAATGGAGAAGGAGTTTGAGAATGGGCGCGCTCGGACAAATCACGAAGCCGATCCAGGAAGAATCCTTGTTACGAGCCATCGACAAGATGCGGAAGTTCATCGAAAGAAGACCGAAACTTTTGTTGATCGCGGACGATGACGAAGAGGAACCGAAAAAGTTGGTCGAGTTGATCGAAAATTCGGATATCAAAATCCGTACGACGAATTCCTCCAAGGATACGATCGAAGTATTACAAAAAGAGCAAGTGGATTGTATGATCGTTTCCTCAAAATTCGAGGACGGAAAATTTTTCGAACTCGTGGAAACGGTCAATACGATCGGATTGGATTCTCTTCCGATCGTGATTTATTTCGAAAGTCCGATGAGCGAAAACGAATCCGTTAAGATTCAAACTCTCAGAGAAACGAATACGATCAAAGAAGCGGAAACGACGTCCGCGCTTGTGGAGGAAACCGCGGTTTTTCTTCATCGATCACAGGAGAACATATCGAGTTCCCAGAGAAAGATGATCCTAGATTCTTCGCACAACGATCCTATATTAAAAGGTCATAAAGTGTTGATCGTGGACGACGACGTTCGAAACATCTTCGCGCTTACGAGCGTTCTCGAAAGACAAAAGATGAAAGTCGCCTTTGCGGAGAACGCGAGCGAAGGGATTCGAATTCTTCAGAACACGCCCGATATTGAAATCGTCATCATGGACGTGATGATGCCGGATATGGACGGTTACGAGGCGACTCGGGCCATTCGATCTATGGATCAATTCGTTTCTCTTCCGATCGTCGCGGTTACGGCCAAGGCGATGAAAGGGGATCGTGAAAAATGTATCGAAGCGGGGGCGACCGATTACATCACCAAACCGGTGGACGTCGATCAGTTGCTTTCCTTGCTTCACGTTTGGTTATGCAGGTGA
- a CDS encoding response regulator: protein MISIILADDHALIREGLKKVLSQENDIDVIYEAENAQQVLDFLVKNNANLLILDINLPGMSGLDALKYIQKLAPDLKVLMLSMYPEDRFAVRALKSGAAGYLTKSSAAEELVTAIRKIVLGNRYLSSAATEILLREISGSTDKLLHETLSEREFQVMLFLVQGKSVKEISQDLVLSLNTINTYRARVLNKMKVKTVQELIRYAYDQRLLE from the coding sequence ATGATTTCCATCATACTCGCGGACGATCACGCTTTGATTCGAGAGGGTTTGAAAAAAGTTCTCTCTCAAGAAAACGATATAGACGTGATTTACGAAGCGGAGAATGCGCAACAAGTGTTGGACTTTCTCGTTAAAAACAATGCGAACCTTCTCATTCTGGATATCAATCTTCCCGGTATGAGCGGCTTGGACGCTTTGAAATACATTCAAAAACTTGCACCTGATTTGAAAGTTCTCATGTTGAGCATGTATCCCGAAGATCGTTTCGCCGTAAGGGCGCTCAAGTCCGGCGCCGCGGGATATTTAACGAAGAGCAGCGCCGCGGAAGAACTGGTGACCGCGATCCGTAAAATCGTTTTAGGAAATCGTTATCTGAGTTCCGCGGCGACCGAAATCCTGCTGAGGGAAATTTCCGGTTCCACGGATAAACTTTTGCACGAAACCCTTTCCGAACGCGAGTTTCAAGTGATGCTTTTTTTGGTGCAGGGAAAGAGCGTGAAGGAGATTTCACAGGATCTCGTTTTGAGTCTGAATACGATCAACACATATCGAGCGAGAGTTTTGAATAAGATGAAAGTAAAGACCGTTCAAGAACTGATACGTTACGCCTACGACCAACGACTCTTGGAATAA
- a CDS encoding GAF domain-containing sensor histidine kinase encodes MNESSNSQVLGSRIWEEFSKQSIHIPFPFFIVDREWRIVYSNQEADLKYGDSFYEIQRGFLSKWKEIAGDLVECILETKIPRFENDFEEVDTYVFIGKLRLYDQYCIFLNDKPYSRDRSGDNEGGGNPNAHCVEVTNEFRNIKDQIEHFFDRKEFLTDRRVREGQEGSDVFRVELLKKISLLDLMQQIATAANETKDIETLLQFAVDRICVIAGWKLGHIELLEGSELAPLLQPIWYSGEEPPVKEFRSLLENLDLKLPLRVLNQKRTIWYEDFLENFDLSARELAVKAGIDSALVVPIWNEDRIVGVMEFFLNSEHSDPSLIEALSHVASQIGRAFERKNAETNLRKSQEQLRALTARLQEVREEERILIAREIHDELGQILTVLKIEITLQKQNVFRSDSSNDPRIRELDSMIQLVDSAIESTQRIATELRPLVLEELGLLEGIEWYGEEFQKRTGIVCRVTKTQIQSTLNKEISIALFRIFQETLTNVARHSKATNVNVILKEKDSSIVLIVSDNGIGIQANKIGDSKSLGIIGMRERAIVLGGKVEISGSLEKGTKVIVRIPIDVSHSSAGSEIEI; translated from the coding sequence GTGAACGAAAGCTCAAACAGCCAAGTGCTTGGGTCGAGGATTTGGGAAGAATTTTCGAAACAATCGATTCACATTCCGTTTCCGTTCTTCATCGTAGATCGTGAATGGAGAATCGTCTACTCGAACCAAGAAGCGGATTTAAAATACGGCGATTCTTTTTATGAAATTCAGCGCGGATTTCTTTCCAAATGGAAGGAGATCGCCGGCGATCTGGTTGAATGTATTTTGGAAACGAAAATCCCACGCTTTGAAAATGATTTCGAAGAAGTGGACACTTATGTATTCATCGGAAAGCTGAGACTTTATGATCAATATTGTATATTCTTAAATGATAAACCGTATTCTCGGGATCGGAGCGGCGACAACGAAGGTGGCGGTAATCCTAACGCTCATTGCGTCGAAGTTACGAATGAATTTCGAAACATAAAAGATCAAATCGAACATTTCTTCGATCGCAAAGAATTCTTAACGGACAGGCGCGTGCGCGAAGGACAAGAAGGCTCCGATGTTTTTCGGGTCGAATTGCTGAAAAAAATTTCCCTCTTGGATTTGATGCAACAAATTGCCACCGCGGCCAACGAAACCAAGGACATAGAAACCTTATTGCAATTTGCGGTGGATCGAATCTGTGTGATCGCGGGATGGAAACTCGGTCATATCGAGTTGTTGGAAGGATCCGAACTCGCTCCATTGCTTCAACCGATTTGGTATTCGGGAGAAGAACCACCCGTCAAAGAATTCAGATCGTTGTTGGAAAACTTGGATTTGAAACTTCCTCTTCGAGTTTTGAATCAAAAGAGAACGATCTGGTATGAAGACTTTTTAGAAAATTTCGATTTGAGCGCAAGAGAACTCGCCGTAAAGGCGGGAATCGATTCCGCTCTTGTCGTTCCGATTTGGAACGAAGACAGGATCGTCGGCGTGATGGAATTCTTTTTAAATTCGGAACATTCGGATCCGTCCCTGATCGAAGCCCTTTCTCATGTCGCTTCCCAAATCGGAAGGGCTTTCGAAAGAAAAAACGCTGAAACGAATCTGAGAAAATCCCAGGAGCAACTTCGCGCTTTAACGGCCCGTCTTCAGGAAGTGCGGGAAGAGGAACGGATTTTGATCGCTCGAGAAATTCACGACGAGCTGGGGCAAATTCTCACCGTTCTTAAAATAGAAATAACATTACAAAAACAGAATGTATTTCGATCCGATTCTTCGAACGATCCAAGGATCCGAGAATTGGATTCGATGATTCAGTTGGTCGATTCTGCGATCGAATCCACACAAAGGATCGCAACGGAATTGCGTCCTCTCGTTTTGGAGGAATTGGGATTGCTCGAAGGAATCGAATGGTACGGGGAGGAATTTCAAAAACGGACCGGTATCGTTTGTAGAGTTACGAAAACCCAAATCCAGTCGACTTTGAACAAAGAGATTTCGATCGCTTTGTTTCGTATTTTTCAAGAAACTCTTACGAACGTGGCCCGTCATTCTAAAGCGACAAACGTGAACGTGATTCTAAAAGAAAAAGATTCTTCGATCGTTTTGATCGTTTCCGATAACGGAATCGGAATCCAAGCAAATAAGATCGGAGATTCCAAATCGTTGGGAATTATCGGGATGCGCGAACGTGCGATCGTTCTCGGAGGTAAGGTTGAAATTTCGGGGTCTCTCGAAAAAGGAACCAAGGTGATCGTTCGGATTCCGATCGACGTTTCTCATTCTTCCGCGGGTTCGGAGATAGAGATATGA
- a CDS encoding phasin-related domain-containing protein: protein MDQQIKDGLNACFGILKIANESVAKFKANTNSIFENLRAKGAGDNSEFAVRIRDLADKTFNAYSDVFNRFEKEYKEIRGKFSETAEHLIPSVKKEETPVSRRKAAA from the coding sequence ATGGATCAGCAAATCAAGGACGGATTGAATGCGTGTTTCGGAATCTTAAAGATTGCAAACGAAAGCGTTGCCAAGTTCAAAGCGAATACCAATTCGATTTTTGAAAACTTGAGAGCGAAAGGAGCCGGCGATAATTCCGAATTTGCGGTTCGGATACGGGATCTAGCGGACAAAACTTTCAACGCATATTCGGACGTTTTCAATCGGTTTGAAAAAGAATACAAAGAGATTCGCGGAAAATTTTCGGAAACGGCAGAGCATCTGATTCCTTCGGTCAAAAAGGAAGAAACGCCAGTTTCCCGTAGGAAGGCGGCCGCTTAA